From Palaemon carinicauda isolate YSFRI2023 chromosome 41, ASM3689809v2, whole genome shotgun sequence:
attggaaagcgcaaTTCTCATGGCTCCTTcttggccttcgcaccgctccCCGGGCAGACAGCGAACCTTCCCCTGCGGAGAAGGTCTACGGCGAGGCACTTACAGTCCCTAGcgagttcttccctgcaactaccgatgacaccaagctggatcacctgagagagatcgttgggaaattcagaccatgcctgaaaacatacgaggacaGGACCAGAAACTTCATGCCCAAGAACCTAGACAACTGCGACTACGTCTTTATCCGggtcgatgctcaccgccaacccctgactagacTCTATCGCGACCCTTACAAGGTCAttagaagaacagccaaatctttcctaTGGAACatccacggacaagaagattggaTGATGATTGACCGATTAAAACCAGCATTCCTTGAAAGCAACAAAAAGATCACTGCAGGCCCTGATAGTCCCAGAATTCCGCCTCCGAACAAATCATCCACCAAGCGGGAGAAAACCACACAACGACAAGGGAAAACAATTCCTCCGCAGCAGAGCAACCCTCCTCTCCGTTCAAGCATCAGAGGGGAACTACGCCATCCTCCACTATacagggattaatcgcatcaaccatctccgatgcccgctgtctggggggggggggggaggggtacttGTAAGGACATTGTCTTACCAGTCGTGTTTCCTCCCACTGGACTCTTTTCTTtataattgtaactttattatttgttccacgcagtggatttttgtatcatgattttgcgctctttgagagctttatttcaatgtaaaatactgtatataccgccttagtatttgttaatttgttttgaataaaaacacaatgatTTAGGCGGTTGGAATAGTTTCCCTCCCGGGCTACATTACTGTCCGCACtgtgtaatatagtgaccgttgcatgttcagtaagttgtcagtctctctctgcttgTCTTGCTGTCCTCACAATATCATTTACCAACAATGTATTTCAGTTTTGAACCTTACCTTGTGATAGAggtaatgataatgttggaattgaTTCTTCCTTTAATCGTCGTTGGGTTTTGGCATTGGCTCTTCAAGCAATTCACATTTCAGGTTTATTTCAAATACACCAGGTTCAAAATGTAAACTACACATGATTGCATTATCAGGGTTGAAAGGGTCCTTCCTTTTACACGAATATATCTACCGCTTTCTAGTTTCCACGTGCTTGAGAAAGCTGTGAAGAGTTACTCCTTCATCCCATTTAGTTTTACTAAAAACCACCCGTACACAGCACAGTAACGAGGCCTTTTATCCGATAGTAATAAATCCAAGCACTGCAACTGGAACTCACCAAATAGTTAATTGGGAGGCAGAAGAGCTTCACACTGAGCAGTAACACCAGCTTACTTGTAAATAAACTGTATATACCGGAAAACAAGGGCTGGTAAATCAGAACATAgtacggtgtgacgtcattaatctcTGCATGGGTGGTCTGCGCAGTAGATAACAAATTTTGGGTCGCTGAAGGGTAGACCTCTTACTCTATAGAACGAAgcatttagagaacaagaaagtcttcagttttctattgaaaaccttaatatatccagtcttttggatgtctagtgggagtttaTTTCATAATCTTGGGgtcgcatatctaaaggctctagagcctgcagtagacatatatctcatcatcatcattatctcctcctagcCGTGTCTTAGCTTTTGTTTCTCACTTAGAATATTGAAAAGATATCGGTTAATCTTATGGAGGGACCAAAGTtagaagaaacagtacaccatgtctgcctCTAACTTGGTCTGTGTCTGTCTCATATGTGAAACCATGGAGGGAGGCctgaaaaaatggataggatgtgattgcaataGATTCTATCAAAAGAAGTGTTTGTATATGGGGACacgcatcactgataatgaagtaAGAAACCTAAAATGACTATGCCCACATTGCTTAGATAAAACCAGAACAGCCAAGTTACATATTTGAAGGGAGAACTGATtgtacagactatgattcatgtatcagcctcgtgaagcagtagtggtgttgaaaaaaCTTACTTGTTTTCCTGCGCTAGCTGCCTTAATACAAGGTTCCCAGTGGCGTTTATGAAAGTAGCATTTTGTTACTTTTTTAATTTgagctgtacaaaaaaaaaatgtatgaaattgaaattttgagaaaataattgtaatttttattggaaaaaaactACCAATATTGTTACATTTTGCATATGAATACATAAAAATTTATCCCATTTAACGTTGGAAAATAACTTCTTATTTCCTGGAAAATATATTTTCGATCTAGTTGTAAATGCACGTAATGAAGGTCCCAATGGAAATAAACGAGGAAAGCACATAAAGAAACTTAGCTTTTATGTCACGTTATCAAaatgattacttttcttgtaccTTAAAGTTTTTAACGGTTAGTCGAGTCTGAAGGCGCGCAACGGTCTTCATTGGATAAGTGTGTGGTGAAATCAGAGACCTaagataagatatagatatataaagtatgcaCACATTGCGATGTTTTTAGTTTCTCCATTacctaattctatatatatatatatatatatatatatatatatatatatatatatatatatatatatatatatatatatatgataaattttttttttatctttttttttatctttcttcgtggcagagtagtatggtcactggcatacagatatcctggacgagagttcaaatccacgccggtccgatatcatagtctttgggcggttccgccttgggctctgatcccgaggtcgttaagagaatccagactttaatgtattaatatatatggcttatttgaaatatgaaaaaaacacgtttaaatgtgtaaaaaatttatcattaatcgaatgccaagtcccaaacctaccaattagctacgatggtgaagatgggttgatttcaattctaagtacagaaaacctgaatttgacaggtaggctatatgtatagaagaaatgtcattgacttttatctttcttcgtggcggagtggtatggtcactggcatacagatatcctggacgagggttcaaatccacgccggtccgatatcatagtctttgggcggttccgccttgggctctgatcccgaggtcgttaagacaatccagactttaatgtattaatatatatggcttatttgatatatatatatatatatatatatatatatatatatatatatatatatatatatatatactgtatatatatatatgagagaaaattaATTGCCAGGAAGTTAATTTTTGTTGCCAGATGTTACGTTTTCTGTTAGAAAGAGGTTTGCCGATACTCTCTACCAGGAGAAACTActgttatcaaaattaataaaactgatatcattaaaatcaataaaataattattactcAAATTATTACTCATACTatgattaaaattagtattaaaataaaatgaagtgttgGTCGTTGTCCACTCAATAGAAGACACAGAGTTAAGCCATTGGTGCTGGAGAGCTGAGCGAACGTCGTTTTACCCTGAACACTGACACAACCCTGAGCACTGCAGCAGAAATCGAGTCGGCCCATCAACACATTGGTGGTACGGTTTCGTGTTGAAAAAGTCGTTTTTCAACGCATCCATTCAATATTGCGCGCATCAGGAATCATAGGCTGTACTCGGCCTAAGAGATGAGGCTTTGAAAGAACAAGACACGAGAATTGCTGCATTGGTAAAACAAAGTTGAGCACCTTAGCGCgcatgcagcaaattccacccagacaacAGACcttactgagaaagttgataatcttgctatgaatatggaatcaattaaggcaacacttcaaacattgatggttccaaaatcagagaaaatgacatacgctgacaaagttacaaaaaaaaaatgctggtaattaaaacggattttgagcaaagcgaaaaatctatttttgagtgagatagccatgtcatcctgatggaaggtttctttaggtagcctttctaagggatatttgctacagtgatactcccagagaaataaaccgaaagtttccagaattctaactcctggcgcgattcatccgtaatataactttaaggatgtcgcataatatcaggggacgtattttttagatacgacacatagcaatcttcaccccgaatagatttaactctttgagggggaagagtggcgaacgaaaggggagccgttatctaggtacctgGTGAACCTCCTCTCCTTACTATCAATGGCCGCCAttcccttgttgcatttaagcgggaatagccgcagatagagtagctTCGCGTGGGGTCATCaataaagaagggtgggtccatcaggacaacatacctatctcacccaaaaatagattttcgctttgctcaaaatccctttttttgggctcggccatgtcgtcctgatggaagcataccagagaattaacttgaaagtactacagtatatctgtgggtttgtataagtgcattctaccttgaatgtggtccttatctggtctcttagacctgtatatgacattaccgttatctgtcatttccactaagcttagAACTGGCTTATGgcttcctgctccctgcagggaaattgtcgacatcgacaataaggattcaaggcttgattttccatagggacggaaggtaatacttagagattacctttcacgtACCTTGGAAATGGCCCctttagggtttaattaaaactctagtatgctttattcgtctgtaactgagatagcagcaataagacgcaaatacgtttagtatttctaccttgcaactagattatcaaatgtagttacaatagggtatgaatctgatctggcattgaaaacacatcagggtccatattttttcttgtcgaaaaaatatgtaatttcatcgaaatgatgccactcaatggagatgtgaaaccaaatctgactgacttgtacagattttgggaatgcatgaacactgtgacgcaacgttcactcggcactggtgttattggtcagatatgcacctatatggaacagtgtgttaatcatcgttgtgatttacACTCgaaggtaaatgtacccatgcacctgatgcactggaaagtcccaaagcagttcactgttcattgcagctcTAGACGACGGGTgatataacactacccgccgccaccacaacatgttttacaTCATGTACTTGTTTCGTATAGTGTCTGTGAAAGACTCTGGATGATATCCACTCAGTGTATGAGTGGAGTTTTCTAAAGCCCCTGTGTTGAAAGAAGtccaacgaggaagcaactttccttggatcgtgacctgcaggtgagctgtcaggatccgctatgcgaataagtaggtgagctttgttctcagttgtcttaggatagatttgatcccgaagtttcacctcggaagagctgtccctccttaaagtctgaagttctacgaagatagaccttaagacactctattgggcgtagagagacatcttccttcagcggGCAGATTCTCCAATGATCCCACCTCTTGGTGGACAGCTCGTTCTTGACAAGAAAGGCAGGATCGAGAAGAAAAAAGGATCAGTTCTCCTGGCAACCACTCAGCCTGTGACGTCCTCCTCAACTTAAGGGTGAGCCCATGAGGGAACGGTCTCCAATTCTCAGGAGTAAGTAAATACTCAAGAGCCGCTTCCCGCTCAGAGGACGACACTCAACCTCGTCATCCTGGTTGAACTCGTTCCGAGTTTTGGACGTAAACTTGTCAATCACACTATAGAATTGATCCTATGTAGTATGATcatgtctaggaactgaatatggcctacatgtCTGAtaaggccaatatttcactaactctagcccctgaggctattgcgaacagaaaaagtcacttctgtgttagatcctttagagtacaatcctcattgtttaggtttaaAGCATAGTGCAAggctttgtccaacgaccatgtaatgggctttggaggggttgccggtttGAGTCTAGCCCATGCTTTTGgaccttattgaagatttcgcttgtgaggtccacctcaaaggcgtatagaagaggtctagtcagggccgactgtcacgcagttatcgtagtggaagccaggccttgttcaagtaggtagaTGAAGAAATAGAGACAGAAATgtattgaaatttctgttggtctccttgttctcacaaaggaaacccacttcttccaagacgattcatattgtctcctagttgaacttgacttgtactctgcgatgaagtcgattttgtcctttgagatcccaaaccttttcttcgctgctAGGGCTAGAAAATCATGATATGTAAGTTGtaggttctcaaggatgaagcgtaaacaatcgacttctgaaccaattggaataaaactgggtttggcagaggaaacatcttcagtttcaattctagaactagagggaaccaattgcttctgggccatttgggggccactactgcagctgttcctctgaaggatcttagcttgtcgaggacttttagcaggagattgtttggtggaaacaggtagatccgattccatctgttccagttgagagacatggcgtctatcgctttgGCTTGAGAGTCcttgtaaggggctacataacaagtagtttcttgttgtcgctcgttgcaaagaggtcgatctgcacttcctggactttttctgagatgaagaagaatgagtttgcgtctagggaccaatcTGTCTCTATCGGCtctcgcctggatagagcatccgccgtgaaattgcggaacccttgaaggtgaactgctgataagtgccatcttctcttccttgccaggcggaagatggctaacatcacgtgattgatgtgaggtgaccTCGAGCCTTCTCGATTTAGACaatttactatcacttcgttgtccaggaccagtctgatgtggactgctctgcgaggggatagtctcttcaacgtcaagaagactgccatagcctccaagatgttgatgtgaaaagttttgatCTGGTGCGACCagttcttgcgaatggcctccccatccttacagggaggcgtccatgtgtatcaccactgatggttgtggtggttgcaagagaattgtccatgctaggctcttggctgttgaccacggccttaatagcctgcgcaatcgggtcggggtcatcctttgttgatctcttcgagcgtttgatgcgtatcttctccagactcctgaggcatcctttagctgtcccctttttgttttgtttcatttgttgatgtcggccaccccccaaaattgggagaagtgccttggtatatgtatgtatatgtttagcaCCGGGTcggtcactgctgcaaactggagagagcccaatactctttcctgttggcgtcttgaaatcctcttgagttggattagtcttttgacagatgccgctatctctctcctcttctttaatggaatggagaggtggtgtgactgcaagttccaatggattcctaaccattgaaacttctgagctggagaaaggcgagacttcttgcgattgatcttgaagcccaggtgttccaggaactggatcacctttctggccgcttgcagacaagtagttctggatgctgcccacaccagccaattgtccaggtatgctactacttttactccttcggagcgtagttgctggacgattgtgtctgttagctttgtgaatacccttggggctatgtttagtccaaagggcatggctgtgaagacatattttgtcttctgaagcctgaatcctaggtaggaggagagggggtgactgactggtaggtgccagtaagcctCTGCCAGGTCAATTGAGAGTGTGTACGCccattttggtagaagggtccttttgtgttgcaatgtaagcatcaggaacttgttgttctcgatgaacttgttgagtggagacaagtctagaatgactctgagtttgtccgagtctttcttgggagcaCAAaacggcttcttcttcttcttcttcttctttgtctacatcttttcccacttctatgtggggttgatgttccTGGTCAACTTTTTCCAtcaacctctgtcccacacctcatcaccggttaatccctttgatcgaaggtcatccttgatacagtccactcaccttcgctttggtctccctcttcttctcgttccctgtacctccatttccatcaccctcctcccaatatactgttcatctcttctcatgacatgaccataccaccccagtctactttcttggatcttttctgatagatttctaactcctgtggtacccttaattacctcattccgtatcttatctcttcttgtcaccccacacatccatctcaacattctcatctctgccacatccatcttcttctcttctgtcttctttattgcccacgtctctgctccatacatcattgccagtctcacaactgtcctgtgaactttcctttcaacttaacccctattttcctgtcgcatagtactccacgctcTTTTTTCCAATtcatccatcctgcttgtattctgtggtttatttctgcccccagatcaccatcctctgcaactgttgattctaaatatctgaaatttttaactcttttcaatctttctccCTGTAAACTAACTTCCCAATTCTCacaatttttcaatctcaaatactctgtctatttcctgctgatcttcaatcccctattttccatttctcttctccactcctccagtttctcttctactacctctcgcctagggGGTGGAGTaatggaagaattctggaaaagggggtggatttttgttccatttccaaccaagtccattcgtaatgaggctgtgggcccagggatcgaaggtccaatgat
This genomic window contains:
- the LOC137632222 gene encoding uncharacterized protein; translated protein: MTLGSHREIRLHYQLHTGEEEPCRQRPLQDQDQRSPPGGQLYQPRCRTAERLRGPGLSYDSINATDEGHSPRHVDVLGPLPPAGSGRYLLSIVDRSTRWLEATPMSEETTHACAEALLSSWIRRFYVPDDIMTDRGSAFLSEIWLSLANLMGMTLQSTTANNPAANGMVERTHHTFKAALMASCMDEHWKAQFSWLLLGLRTAPRADSEPSPAEKVYGEALTVPSEFFPATTDDTKLDHLREIVGKFRPCLKTYEDRTRNFMPKNLDNCDYVFIRVDAHRQPLTRLYRDPYKVIRRTAKSFLWNIHGQEDWMMIDRLKPAFLESNKKITAGPDSPRIPPPNKSSTKREKTTQRQGKTIPPQQSNPPLRSSIRGELRHPPLYRD